One region of Citrus sinensis cultivar Valencia sweet orange chromosome 6, DVS_A1.0, whole genome shotgun sequence genomic DNA includes:
- the LOC102630770 gene encoding uncharacterized protein LOC102630770 has protein sequence METIFFFLLLTTSCFSSLVESSDNNHMYSPCGDTKVERSDGFTFAIAFASRSSFFLNNSQQLSPCDRRLSLSSSTSQIAVFRPKVDEISLLTINTSSFSPDNYGGYMVAFAGRKYAARSLPAFVANSTYTVTSFTLALEFKKGRLQNLYWKRDGCSKCSGNSNFVCLNNQDCAIRSTSCKNHGGSVDCSLGIQLAFSGTDKHLSVLNSWYEVENLRQYSLYGLYSNLRDSLTGQYNKIF, from the exons ATGGAAActatcttcttctttcttctccttACGACGTCCTGTTTTTCATCTCTAGTCGAGTCATCCGATAATAACCACATGTACTCGCCGTGCGGCGACACGAAGGTCGAAAGATCCGACGGCTTCACTTTCGCTATCGCGTTCGCATCGAGGAGCAGTTTCTTTCTCAACAATAGCCAACAGTTGTCTCCCTGTGACCGACGACTCTCGCTTTCTTCATCAACTTCTCAGATCGCCGTTTTTAGGCCTAAAGTTGACGAGATCTCGCTTCTTACAATCAACACGTCGTCGTTCTCTCCG GATAATTATGGTGGGTATATGGTTGCATTTGCTGGTCGAAAATATGCTGCAAGGTCCCTCCCTGCTTTTGTTGCAAACAGTACATACACCGTAACCAGCTTTACTCTT GCGCTTGAGTTTAAGAAAGGCAGGCTGCAAAACTTGTACTGGAAAAGGGATGGTTGTTCTAAATGTTCAGGAAACTCTAATTTTGTCTGCCTTAACAATCAGGATTGTGCTATCCGCTCAACCAGCTGCAAGAACCATGGAGGCTCTGTAGATTGCAGCCTTGGAATACAATTGGCATTCTCTGGCACTGATAAGCACCTTTCAGTTCTCAATTCATGGTACGAAGTCGAGAATCTTCGTCAGTATTCACTCTATGGCCTCTATTCAAATCTCAGGGATTCTCTCACTGGTCAGTACAACAAGATCTTCTAA
- the LOC102630456 gene encoding agamous-like MADS-box protein AGL90, which yields MTRKKVKLNWIANDSARKASLKKRKVGLLKKVSELTTLCDVNAFIIIYSPDESEPAMWPSRPVVEQLLARFNNMPEMEKSKKMMNQETYLKERVAKSQDQLKKNSRKNKVMEVSNLMEQFHLGKKTDDFNINELQGLVWLMEERKKDLRKRMEYYEQINPPPQESPPPPPPPPQLPAPEDSTAGVGGSTGGGGRNLTESAQWDQWFIDMMKNSENIAGSSSGRTKSDAGSASHQAFAASSGAANQMGLPHGNPRAYNIGSDLGLPHVNPRAYNIGSDLGLPHVNPRAYNIGSDLGLPHVNPRAYNIGSDLGLPHVNPRAYNIGSDLELPHANPRAYDVGSDLELPHVNPRAYDVGSDLGLPHGSPRAYNIGSDLRLPCGNPRAYNIGSGLGLPQGNINIGSSSSLGGNDVNLGLRQENTGVASTAASSDMGLSSELFGGSIPGSDVGMPYDVTKQWPHNFYP from the coding sequence ATGACAAGAAAGAAGGTGAAGCTCAATTGGATAGCAAATGATAGTGCCAGAAAAGCCAGCcttaagaaaagaaaggtTGGCTTGCTGAAGAAAGTGAGTGAATTGACTACCCTCTGTGATGTCAATGCATTCATTATAATCTATAGCCCAGATGAAAGCGAGCCAGCAATGTGGCCGTCTCGCCCGGTGGTGGAACAGCTGCTTGCAAGGTTCAACAATATGCCGGAAATGGAGAAGtccaagaaaatgatgaatcaagAAACTTACCTCAAAGAAAGGGTGGCCAAATCGCAGGATCAACTGAAGAAGAACAGCAGAAAAAACAAAGTGATGGAAGTTTCCAATCTCATGGAACAATTCCATCTTGGTAAGAAAACTGATGattttaacataaatgaaCTGCAAGGTTTAGTTTGGCTTATGgaggaaagaaaaaaggattTAAGGAAGAGGATGGAATACTATGAACAGATCAATCCTCCTCCACAAGAGTCTCCGCCTCCACCCCCTCCCCCTCCTCAACTCCCTGCTCCAGAGGACAGCACGGCTGGTGTTGGAGGAAGTACAGGTGGAGGCGGAAGGAACCTGACAGAATCCGCTCAGTGGGACCAATGGTTCATTGATATGATGAAAAACAGCGAGAACATCGCTGGCAGTAGCAGTGGAAGGACTAAAAGTGATGCAGGGTCAGCTTCTCATCAAGCATTTGCTGCCAGTTCTGGTGCTGCAAATCAGATGGGGTTGCCTCATGGGAATCCTAGGGCCTATAATATTGGTTCTGATCTGGGGCTGCCTCATGTGAATCCCAGGGCCTATAATATTGGTTCTGATCTGGGGCTGCCTCATGTGAATCCCAGGGCCTATAATATTGGTTCTGATCTGGGGCTGCCTCATGTGAATCCCAGGGCCTATAATATTGGTTCTGATCTGGGGCTGCCTCATGTGAATCCCAGGGCCTATAATATTGGTTCTGACCTGGAGTTGCCTCATGCGAATCCTAGGGCTTATGATGTTGGTTCTGACCTGGAGTTGCCTCATGTGAATCCTAGGGCCTATGATGTTGGTTCTGATCTGGGGTTGCCTCATGGGAGTCCTAGAGCCTATAATATTGGTTCTGATCTGAGATTGCCTTGTGGGAATCCTAGAGCCTATAATATTGGTTCTGGTCTGGGGCTGCCACAAGGAAACATCAACATCGGAAGCAGCAGCAGCCTTGGAGGCAATGATGTTAATCTCGGCCTGCGGCAAGAGAATACAGGAGTGGCTAGCACTGCTGCCAGCAGCGATATGGGGCTGTCATCTGAGCTTTTTGGCGGTAGCATCCCTGGAAGTGATGTTGGGATGCCATATGATGTTACCAAACAATGGCCTCACAATTTCTATCCTTGA